Proteins from a genomic interval of Zingiber officinale cultivar Zhangliang chromosome 2A, Zo_v1.1, whole genome shotgun sequence:
- the LOC122042955 gene encoding L-ascorbate oxidase homolog: MKSNSQIMPPQYISHIIPALYVYIYRERPPPASRPPIAMAGTMSRLLLFLLASAFAMADDPYRYFTWTVTYGTIYPLGVPQQGIFVNGQFPGPRLDCTTNDNIIINVINQIDEPLLLTWNGIKQRKNSWQDGVLGTNCPIPPKGNYTYKFQTKDQIGTFTYFPSTGMHRAAGGFGALNVHQRPLIPVPYAPPAGDFSLLVGDWYKSSHKALRKTLDSGSPLPFPHGLLINGVEKGSTFAGDQGKTYLFRISNVGFETSINFRIQNHKLKLVQIEGSHTLQNLYDSLDIHVGQSLSVLVTLDQTPSDYYIVASTRFTRKVLTSSGVLHYSNSNSGLSGAIPAGPATGAHWSMLQARTFRWNLTANAARPNPQGTYHYGNITRSKSISVANSAPVINGKIRYAVNGVSFVLPDTPLKLADYFNISGVFTWDNVTTPMGTPVLPFNLHDFIEVVFQNTEKTIQTWHLDGYDFWVVGYGSGEWSENLRRRYNLVDAVARHTVQVYPNSWSAILASLDNEGMWNLRSAMWARQYLGQQLYVRVWTPEKSYFNEYAIPHNALLCGKASGFHV; this comes from the exons ATGAAATCCAATTCCCAGATCATGCCTCCTCAATATATATCCCATATCATTCCGGCGctatatgtgtatatatatagagagagaccGCCTCCGGCCTCCCGACCTCCCATCGCCATGGCTGGAACGATGAGCAGGCTACTCCTGTTCCTGCTCGCATCAGCTTTCGCCATGGCCGATGACCCTTACCGCTACTTCACTTGGACCGTCACCTACGGCACCATTTATCCACTCGGCGTCCCCCAACAG GGCATCTTCGTCAACGGCCAGTTCCCTGGCCCCCGACTGGATTGCACCACCAATGACAACATCATCATCAACGTCATCAACCAGATCGACGAGCCTCTGCTCTTGACATG GAATGGGATCAAGCAGAGGAAGAATTCATGGCAGGATGGTGTTTTGGGGACCAACTGCCCCATCCCTCCCAAGGGAAACTACACCTACAAGTTTCAGACCAAGGATCAAATTGGCACCTTCACCTACTTCCCCTCCACCGGAATGCACAGGGCCGCCGGCGGCTTCGGCGCCTTGAACGTCCATCAGCGGCCGCTCATCCCTGTCCCCTACGCCCCGCCTGCCGGCGACTTCAGCTTGCTCGTCGGCGACTGGTACAAATCAAGCCACAAG GCATTACGGAAGACTTTGGATTCTGGAAGCCCTCTTCCCTTCCCACACGGCCTCCTCATCAATGGAGTAGAAAAAGGAAGCACCTTTGCCGGAGATCAAG GGAAGACCTACCTCTTTAGGATCTCCAACGTGGGGTTCGAGACGTCGATCAACTTCAGAATCCAGAATCACAAACTGAAGCTCGTCCAGATCGAAGGATCTCACACGCTTCAGAATCTCTACGATTCGCTGGACATCCACGTCGGCCAATCCTTGTCTGTGTTGGTAACGCTTGATCAAACGCCCAGTGACTACTACATCGTCGCTTCCACGCGCTTCACGAGGAAGGTCCTCACCTCCTCCGGCGTCTTGCACTACAGCAACTCCAACTCCGGCCTCTCCGGTGCCATCCCCGCCGGCCCTGCTACCGGTGCGCATTGGTCTATGTTACAAGCAAGAACCTTCAG ATGGAACCTGACGGCGAACGCGGCGAGGCCAAATCCGCAGGGAACGTACCACTACGGCAACATAACGAGATCAAAGTCCATCAGTGTGGCCAATTCAGCTCCGGTGATAAACGGCAAGATTCGGTACGCCGTGAATGGCGTATCCTTCGTGCTACCCGACACGCCTCTCAAGTTAGCAGACTACTTCAACATCAGCGGAGTCTTCACCTGGGACAACGTTACTACACCGATGGGCACGCCGGTGCTTCCCTTCAATCTGCACGACTTCATCGAAGTCGTCTTCCAGAATACCGAGAAGACGATCCAAACCTGGCATCTCGACGGCTACGACTTCTGGGTCGTAGG ATACGGGTCCGGTGAGTGGAGTGAAAATCTGAGGAGAAGATACAACTTGGTGGATGCCGTCGCAAGGCACACCGTTCAA GTTTATCCGAATTCATGGTCGGCGATCTTGGCGTCCTTGGACAACGAAGGGATGTGGAATCTGCGATCTGCTATGTGGGCGAGGCAGTACCTGGGGCAGCAGCTGTACGTGAGAGTGTGGACGCCTGAGAAGAGCTATTTCAATGAATATGCCATCCCTCATAATGCTCTCTTGTGTGGGAAGGCGTCTGGTTTCCACGTGTAG
- the LOC122044195 gene encoding uncharacterized protein LOC122044195 — MTAGEYELFKEAKRRAAFEKQATVSRPRQAPAEASKEPLPVSDRGSKRKQPEAFPQVPYREPDMGYYQPAHKSDSALKWFDGLPQGSITCFLDFKTAFLRHFASSKKYQKTDHCLFALKQGSTEPLRSYINRFNQVAQDVPTATSEILMSVFSHGLGEGEFFRDLIKNPARNFDEMVEKVACYIKVEEAQAARRKAERPPPSTNKPERRVPQPPPQPLPRAQETRRTFHPGPEIRPAPRVAAVHAPRPGSWNTRYCTYHRSRTHDTNHCFKFARDLKRAAELGLPPLELAPQVLKMMEEQQTTAGQAGQPRPDLARPSTHQPGRGKEPEGAREAENRGNDAVREIDMISGGPTDGDSGRARKSHVHRLEVHTVGCSQEQASGPVISFGPADLEGLELPHDDALIIKAIIVNSRVAWVFVDTGSSVNILFRTVFEEM; from the exons ATGACCGCCGGAGAATACGaactcttcaaggaggccaagaggcgagcAGCCTTCGAGAAGCAAGCGACTGTCTCTCGACCACGCCAAGCTCCTGCTGAAGCTTCTAAGGAGCCCCTCCCTGTCTCGGATCGGGGCTCTAAGAGAAAACAGCCTGAGGCATTTCCTCAGGTTCCTTATCGTGAGCCCGACATGGGGTATTATCAGCCAGCACATAAAT CTGACTCGGCATTAAAATGGTTTGATGGGCTACCTCAAGGATCCATCACCTGTTTCTTGGACTTCAAGACGGCCTTCCTGCGTCATTTTGCTAGTAGTAAGAAATATCAAAAGACAGATCACTGTCTTTTCGCTCTGAAACAAGGGTCGACCGAGCccttaagaagttatatcaaccgctttaatcaagtggctcaggaTGTCCCCACCGCCACTTCGGAGATTCTAATGAGTGTATTCTCTCACGGATTAGGGgaaggagaattcttcagagatctcatcaaaaatcccgcTCGAAATTTTGATGAAATGGTGGAAAAAGTTGCCTGCTACATCAAAGTAGAAGAAGCACAGGCGGCTCGGAGGAAAGCCGAAAGACCACCTCCCTCTACCAATAAGCCGGAAAGAAGGGTGCCTCAACCACCTCCTCAACCTCTGCCGCGCGCTCAGGAGACCAGACGTACTTTCCATCCCGGGCCGGAGATCCGACCAGCTCCCCGAGTTGCAGCCGTGCATGCTCCTCGACCTGGATCATGGAACACTCGGTATTGCACTTATCATCGGTCTCGCACTCATGATACTAATCATTGTTTCAAGTTTGCGCGGGATTTAAAGCGGGCTGCCGAGTTAGGCTTACCACCGCTAGAGCTAGCCCCTCAAGTGCTCAAGATGATGGAAGAGCAACAAACCACGGCTGGACAGGCCGGGCAACCTCGCCCTGACCTAGCAAGACCCAGTACACATCAACCTGGTCGGGGGAAAGAGCCAGAAGGAGCGCGGGAAGCCGAGAATAGAGGCAATGACGCCGTCCGAGAAATtgacatgatctctggagggccaACTGATGGAGACTCGGGAAGAGCACGCAAGTCACATGTGCACCGCTTGGAGGTTCACACTGTAGGATGCAGCCAGGAGCAGGCTTCTggccctgttattagctttgggccTGCAGACTTGGAAGGTCTGGAgctacctcatgatgatgcccttatcatcaaagccATCATTGTCAATAGCCGAGTGGCTTGGGTTTTTGTTGACActgggagctcggtcaatattctgTTCAGGACTGTATTCGAGGAGATGTAG
- the LOC122042956 gene encoding protein DMR6-LIKE OXYGENASE 2-like translates to MTLVFEPAFVQAPEHRPEPVVSEAGGIPVIDLAPLHLLDARLELQALVAQVEAACRDWGFFQVINHGVPQGVVERAWAASKGFFGLPLEERRRVRRDEANPVGYYEAENTKNVRDWKEVFDLIVHEPTIIPSLTADGGDADGLIELRNQWPQSPLGFRGALTEYAQATEALAFKLLELIALTLNLPAKRLNDFFRDQTSFIRLNHYPPCPFPDLALGVGRHKDSGALTILAQDDVGGLDVRRQSDGEWVRVKPVPNSFIVNVGDLFQVWSNDRYESAEHRVSVNSAKERFSIPFFFNPAHHVMVKPLEELLDENNVGKYEEFNWGDFFMTRKKSNFKKLDVENIQIYHFKKNK, encoded by the coding sequence ATGACGCTCGTTTTCGAGCCGGCCTTCGTTCAAGCCCCGGAGCACCGGCCGGAGCCCGTCGTGTCCGAAGCCGGCGGGATCCCTGTCATCGACCTCGCCCCGCTCCATCTCCTGGACGCCCGCCTGGAGTTGCAGGCTCTGGTGGCGCAGGTGGAGGCGGCGTGCCGTGATTGGGGCTTCTTCCAGGTGATCAACCACGGGGTTCCGCAGGGAGTGGTGGAGCGGGCGTGGGCAGCCTCGAAGGGGTTCTTCGGGCTGCCGCTGGAGGAGCGGCGCCGGGTGCGGCGCGACGAGGCCAATCCGGTCGGGTACTACGAGGCGGAGAACACCAAGAACGTGCGCGACTGGAAGGAGGTGTTCGACTTGATCGTCCACGAGCCGACCATCATCCCCTCTCTGACGGCGGACGGCGGAGATGCCGATGGGCTGATCGAGCTGCGCAACCAGTGGCCCCAATCGCCTCTTGGATTCAGAGGAGCGCTGACAGAGTACGCCCAGGCCACAGAGGCGCTAGCTTTCAAGCTCTTGGAACTGATCGCCCTCACCTTGAACCTGCCGGCCAAGAGGCTGAATGACTTCTTCAGGGACCAGACCAGCTTCATCAGGCTCAACCACTACCCGCCCTGCCCCTTCCCCGACCTCGCCCTCGGCGTCGGCCGCCACAAGGACAGCGGCGCCCTCACTATCCTCGCCCAGGATGATGTCGGCGGGCTCGACGTCAGGAGACAGTCCGACGGCGAGTGGGTTCGCGTCAAGCCGGTCCCCAATTCCTTCATCGTCAACGTCGGCGACCTTTTTCAGGTTTGGAGCAACGACAGGTACGAGAGCGCAGAGCACAGGGTGTCCGTGAACTCGGCGAAGGAGCGATTCTCCATACCGTTCTTCTTCAACCCTGCGCACCATGTGATGGTGAAGCCATTGGAGGAGCTTCTAGACGAGAATAATGTTGGCAAGTATGAAGAGTTCAACTGGGGCGACTTCTTTATGACAAGGAAGAAGAGTAACTTCAAGAAGTTGGATGTGGAGAACATCCAGATATATCACTTCAAGAAGAACAAGTGA